In Rhodopirellula sp. P2, the DNA window GATCATTCGCGAAAGCCCCGGTGATTGTCCGATCTGTGGCATGGACTTGATACCCACATCGAAGCTCGGTTACGCCAGCGAGCCGTTGCCGAAACAGCAAGTCGTCACGGTGCCCCGCGATGCCGTATTGATGACGGGCGAGAACAGTGTCTTGTACGTCGAAACAGAACCCGGTCGGTTTGAAATTCGCCGCGTGTCGGTCGGCCCCATGACGGACGATCGAGCCGTGATCCTAGAAGGCATGTCGGCGGGCGAAACGGTTGCCACGAACGGCAACTTTTTGATCGACTCGCAAATGCAGCTTGCCGGTAATCCGTCATTGATGGACCCGAGCAGAGCGGCGACGTATCCGCCCGGCCCGTTGGAATTACCAAGCAGCGAACCGATTGTTTTGGATGGCGATGGAGCCGAGCAGTTTGATCGCGCTTACGACGCGTACTTTGCCATCCAAAAATCGCTCGCGGCCGATCAAACGCCGTCGCCATCTGAACTGACCAAGCTGGAAATTGCACTCGGTCAACTCACCGAAGCAGCGAACGTTCCCGATGAAGCCCAAAGTCATCTACAGAACGCCAAGCGATCACTGCAACGGATGAATGGATCCATGGAGCTGTTTCGCAAGGCATTTCGTCCCGTCAGTCATGCCATGCTTCGCGCCGCCACGATTGTTCGCGGCAAATCGACCGCAACGAAGTTGGTTCACATGTATTGCCCGATGGTGCCAGGCGGCGGAGGTGATTGGATGCAGCCGGAAGGTGAACTGGTCAATCCGTACTGGGGCAGCGAAATGCTCTCGTGCGGCGAAGTCGTTCGAGACATGGCGATAGCGAACCCTGCGAAGACCAAGGATCGCTAGCCATGCTGAATTTGATCATCCGTTTTTGCGTGAAAGAGCCGTTGCTCGTTGTCCTGCTCGCTTTCGCTCTCAGCGTCGGCGGTTGGTTCGCGTTCAAGGCGGTGCCGATCGACGCGATCCCGAACGTGGGTGAGAACCAAGTCATCGTGCTGACGTCTTGGCCGGGACGCTCCCCGAAGGACATCGAGGATCAAGTCACCTACCCGCTCAGTGTTTCGTTGCTGGCGGTGCCGGGGGCGGACTCGGTGCGTGGCAAGAGCATGTTCGGTTACAGCTTCGTGCAGGTGACGTTCAAGGATTCGATCGACTTCTATTGGGCGCGCAGTCGCGTTTCGGAGCAGCTTGGGACGGCTGCAGCTCAGTTGCCCGAGGGCGTCGTGCCGCAGCTTGGCCCCGACGCGACCGGTCTCGGCCAAGTCTACTACTACACGTTGATTCCACCGCAGGTGAATGGGGGGCAGTCGCCAGAGGAAGGCATGGGGTTGGACGAGCTTCGCAGCCTGCAAGACTTCGTTGTGAAGTATGAATTGCAAGCCGTCGAGGGCGTCAGCGAAGTGGCGTCGATCGGTGGTTATGTTCGCCAATACCAGATCGATGTCGACCCTGATAAGTTGCGGTTCCACAATGTGTCGCTCGACAAATTGGTGGTGGCAATCAAGGGATCAAATGTCGATGTCGGGGCGAAGACCGTTGAGTCCACCGGAATGGAGTACATCGTCCGCGGCAAGGGCTTCATCGGTGGCGAGGGCGATCAAGCCAAGGCAATTCGTGACATCGAAGAAACGGTCATTCTGCAACGGGATGGGGTGCCCGTCCGCGTCAGTGATGTCGCCAGCGTCCAACTTGGCCCCGACTTTCGCCGCGGTGCGTTGGACTACAACGGCACCGAAGCCGTCGGCGGCGTGGTGGTGATGCGGCACGGTGAGAACCCGAGGGTTGTGATCGACCGTGTCAAAGCCAAGATCGCTCAAATCGAGCCGGCGCTCAAAGGGGTACGCATCCACGGCGTCTATGATCGCAGCGGTCTGATCGACGAAACGATGGCGACGCTGACGCATGCGTTGCGAGATGAAATTATCATCACGGCCATCATCATCTTGTTGTTTCTGCTTCACATTCGCAGCAGCATCGTCGTTGCGATTTGCTTGCCCACCGCCGTGCTGATGTCGTTCATTGCGATGCACTTTGTCGGCGTTGGTGCAAACATCATGTCGTTGGCTGGGATCGCGATCGCGATTGGGACGATGGTCGACATGGCGATCATCGTTTCAGAGAACATCTATCAACATCTGGCTGAAAGAGAGGGGCAGTTGGGGAGTCAGAGCGAGGGAGAGTCGCAGAGTCTGGAAGCATCACCGCTTCCAGACTCCTCCACTCCCGCTCGTCTTTCACGTGCCGAAACCACCTACGAAGCAACGGTCGAAGTCGCCCCGGCTGTGGTCACGGCCGTGGCAACCACGATTGTTAGTTTTCTGCCGGTGTTCTTTCTCACCGGCCGCGACTATCGACTGTTCTCTCCCTTGGCGTTCACGAAGACCTTCGCAATTGCCGCCGCGATGATTGCTGCTGTGACGCTCGTTCCCGCGCTGAGTCGCCTGCTACTGCGCAATGCGACGTATCGAAAACCAACGGCCGCGATTGCCGCAGTGTTTCTCGGCGCGGTGCTGTCGTTGTTGTCGCATTTCTATTGGGGCGATGACGTTGCCAGCTATCTTGGAATTGCCCCTTGGATCGTGACCTGCGTCGCCGGCGTCAGTGGATTGATCCTCGGTTGGCAGTGGACGCGAGAACGCATTCGACCACTCGAAGCAATTCCGACCAGTCGATTCATTCACTGGGTTTACGCGGCGCGGCTTCGCCAGGCACTCCAGCACAAAGTGATCGCTCTATCGTTTCCGCTGATGTTGCTGGTGCTGGGCATCGGTGCCTACGTCGGACTGCCGACTGTTCTGAAACCGGTCGAGCGGGCGGCAAGTCTTGTCGGGACGGACCTGAACAGTTTGCCGGGTTACGTCGATGCGAAACATGTTTTCACGGGTTTGCAAAGCGACGACTGGATTGCATTGGACGAAGGAAGTTGGTTCTACATGCCGACCCTGTATCCGGCCGCCAGTTTTTCCCAAGCGATGCAGGTGCTACAAACGCAGGACGTGTTGATCGGGCAGATTCCCGAAGTCAAAGACGTGCTTGGGAAAATCGGTCGCGTCGAGTCAGCACTTGATCCCGCTCCTGCTGCGATGGTCGAAACCTATGTGATGCTCAAGCCGGAAAGCGAATGGCGAGATGGCGTCACCTCGCGAGATGTTTGGGATGAGATCAACCGAGTCGCGACGTTGCCCGGCGTGACGCCGGCCTCGGCCCTGCAGCCAATCGAAGGCCGCGTCGTGATGTTGCAGTCTGGCATCAAGGCTCCGATGGCAATTCGTGTTTACGGCGACGACCTTGAAACACTCGCCACCGCAGCGATGG includes these proteins:
- a CDS encoding efflux RND transporter permease subunit, with product MLNLIIRFCVKEPLLVVLLAFALSVGGWFAFKAVPIDAIPNVGENQVIVLTSWPGRSPKDIEDQVTYPLSVSLLAVPGADSVRGKSMFGYSFVQVTFKDSIDFYWARSRVSEQLGTAAAQLPEGVVPQLGPDATGLGQVYYYTLIPPQVNGGQSPEEGMGLDELRSLQDFVVKYELQAVEGVSEVASIGGYVRQYQIDVDPDKLRFHNVSLDKLVVAIKGSNVDVGAKTVESTGMEYIVRGKGFIGGEGDQAKAIRDIEETVILQRDGVPVRVSDVASVQLGPDFRRGALDYNGTEAVGGVVVMRHGENPRVVIDRVKAKIAQIEPALKGVRIHGVYDRSGLIDETMATLTHALRDEIIITAIIILLFLLHIRSSIVVAICLPTAVLMSFIAMHFVGVGANIMSLAGIAIAIGTMVDMAIIVSENIYQHLAEREGQLGSQSEGESQSLEASPLPDSSTPARLSRAETTYEATVEVAPAVVTAVATTIVSFLPVFFLTGRDYRLFSPLAFTKTFAIAAAMIAAVTLVPALSRLLLRNATYRKPTAAIAAVFLGAVLSLLSHFYWGDDVASYLGIAPWIVTCVAGVSGLILGWQWTRERIRPLEAIPTSRFIHWVYAARLRQALQHKVIALSFPLMLLVLGIGAYVGLPTVLKPVERAASLVGTDLNSLPGYVDAKHVFTGLQSDDWIALDEGSWFYMPTLYPAASFSQAMQVLQTQDVLIGQIPEVKDVLGKIGRVESALDPAPAAMVETYVMLKPESEWRDGVTSRDVWDEINRVATLPGVTPASALQPIEGRVVMLQSGIKAPMAIRVYGDDLETLATAAMDVAGQLKQSPYVNAGTVNPDIVLGKPYLEFTVDREAASRYGMNASMVNQVIETALGGMNLIKTVEGRERYPVRLRYNRDLRERIEGLKRLPVVTQSDAVVPLEELAALETTWGPGAINSENGRLIAHVAFMTNGAAGDLESVAAIEEQLREAQALPSSNANHLALPTGYSLESVGSFRNQIEANRRLMWIIPLVMSINLLLIYMGFRNLPISLAVFSGIPVAFAGGMILVAWMQVELNTAVWVGFIALFGLAVDDGVVMATYIHQLLRQRKIESVEDIRNTVYEAGLKRIRPCMMTTVTTLAALIPVMIATGRGADVARAMAIPVFGGMLVEPFTSFIVPTLYCSYLELKIRFGMQDELWKGVEEMPAEKLLNVRVQRQPITER